A single Oscillospiraceae bacterium DNA region contains:
- a CDS encoding N,N'-diacetylchitobiose phosphorylase, giving the protein MKYGYFDDARREYVIDRMDVPVSWTNYIGVEKMCAVLNHTSGGYLFYESPQYHRITRFRPNGTPLDRPGHYVYLRDNADGDYWSVSWQPVGKPLDQAKYLCRHGLSYSTYECEYKGIKATQTNFIPRGDDVYIMDVTVENTTDKPREFSLFGYAEFSYNHIDFDNQNFQMSNYCSGSSYADGMIELDLFYDPDGYQWAAACFEPDSFDCLRDNFLGVWHDERNPIAVEKGECTNSFEKTGNHCMGLHKKITIAPGESKRFSFMIGNGKREEGAPIREKYSCPQALDAARADLAKFWEDKLGALQINTPHDGMNTMLNTWTLYQSEINVMFSRFASFIEVGGRTGLGYRDTAQDAMCIPHSNPEKCRSRIMELLQALTTRGWGLHLFEPEWFKPKGERKVPAKSPTVKPEPDMGNLIREDLRDTTADSALWLVAAICEYIKETGEISLLDEVVGYAENASGNDISGSVYEHLTKILDFSAEQVGQTGICKGLRADWNDCLNLGGGESAMVSFLHAWALNYFIELCQFTGKTDDLAKYTAMRNKVVVACEKELWDGKWYARGITKNGLKIGTQQSAEGKVHMESNTWAVISGVAPREHALSCMDSVDEWLYTPWGLMLNAPSFTVPDDDIGYMTRVYPGVKENGAIFSHPNPWAWVAEAMLGRGERAMKFYDALLPSRQNEMIDIRQAEPYMYCQFVMGKDHTAHGRARHPWMTGSGGWAYFAATHYMVGVRPGYDCLTIDPCVPADWKGFTATRRWRGATYNITVENPNGVEKGVVKILVNGQEVDKITPCDNGCVCDVTVVMG; this is encoded by the coding sequence ATGAAATATGGCTATTTTGATGACGCGCGGCGCGAATACGTTATCGACCGCATGGACGTGCCCGTGTCGTGGACAAACTACATTGGTGTAGAAAAAATGTGTGCGGTGCTTAACCATACATCAGGCGGCTACTTGTTCTACGAATCGCCGCAGTACCATCGCATTACGCGCTTCCGCCCCAACGGTACACCGCTGGACAGACCCGGGCATTACGTGTATCTGCGTGATAACGCTGATGGTGATTACTGGTCAGTTTCATGGCAGCCGGTTGGCAAGCCGCTTGACCAAGCGAAATATTTGTGCCGCCACGGGTTGTCGTACTCGACTTACGAGTGCGAGTACAAAGGCATTAAAGCCACGCAAACCAACTTTATTCCGCGCGGTGACGATGTTTATATTATGGATGTAACGGTGGAAAACACGACGGACAAGCCGCGCGAATTCTCGCTGTTCGGTTATGCCGAATTCAGCTACAATCACATTGATTTTGACAACCAAAACTTTCAAATGTCCAACTATTGCAGCGGCAGCAGCTATGCCGACGGCATGATTGAACTCGACCTGTTCTACGACCCCGACGGCTACCAATGGGCGGCGGCTTGCTTTGAGCCGGACAGTTTTGATTGTTTGCGCGACAACTTCTTAGGCGTTTGGCACGACGAGCGCAACCCGATTGCCGTCGAAAAAGGCGAGTGCACAAATTCGTTTGAAAAAACAGGCAACCATTGCATGGGGTTGCACAAAAAAATCACCATCGCCCCCGGCGAAAGCAAACGCTTTTCGTTCATGATTGGCAACGGCAAACGCGAAGAAGGCGCACCCATTCGCGAAAAGTATTCTTGCCCGCAAGCGCTTGATGCTGCCCGTGCCGATTTGGCGAAATTCTGGGAAGATAAGCTGGGCGCACTGCAAATCAACACGCCGCACGACGGCATGAACACCATGCTGAACACATGGACGCTGTATCAAAGCGAAATCAACGTGATGTTCTCGCGATTTGCATCGTTTATCGAGGTTGGCGGGCGTACAGGTCTCGGCTACCGCGATACGGCGCAGGACGCGATGTGTATCCCGCATTCAAACCCCGAAAAATGCCGTTCGCGTATTATGGAACTGCTGCAAGCCTTAACAACACGCGGCTGGGGATTGCATTTGTTCGAGCCGGAGTGGTTTAAGCCCAAAGGCGAGCGCAAAGTGCCTGCAAAATCGCCGACTGTCAAACCGGAACCCGATATGGGCAACTTAATCCGCGAAGATTTGCGTGACACAACCGCTGATTCAGCGCTGTGGTTGGTGGCTGCCATTTGCGAGTATATCAAGGAAACAGGCGAAATTTCGTTGCTGGACGAAGTTGTTGGTTACGCGGAAAACGCCAGCGGCAATGATATTAGCGGTTCGGTGTACGAACATTTGACCAAAATTTTGGATTTCTCTGCCGAGCAAGTCGGACAAACCGGCATTTGCAAAGGCTTGCGCGCCGACTGGAACGACTGCCTCAACTTAGGCGGCGGCGAAAGTGCTATGGTTAGCTTCTTGCACGCATGGGCGTTGAATTACTTTATTGAGTTATGCCAGTTTACAGGGAAAACCGACGACTTGGCGAAATATACAGCCATGCGCAACAAAGTTGTTGTTGCCTGCGAAAAAGAATTGTGGGACGGCAAATGGTACGCCCGCGGCATTACCAAAAACGGCTTGAAAATCGGCACACAGCAGTCCGCCGAGGGAAAAGTGCATATGGAATCGAACACATGGGCGGTTATTTCGGGCGTTGCACCGCGCGAACACGCCTTGTCGTGCATGGACTCGGTCGACGAATGGCTCTATACACCGTGGGGCTTAATGCTCAACGCGCCGTCGTTTACAGTGCCAGACGACGACATTGGCTACATGACGCGCGTGTATCCCGGCGTAAAAGAAAACGGCGCAATTTTCAGCCACCCAAACCCGTGGGCGTGGGTCGCAGAAGCCATGCTGGGACGCGGCGAACGCGCAATGAAATTCTACGACGCGTTATTACCGTCGCGCCAAAATGAAATGATTGACATCCGTCAAGCCGAGCCGTATATGTACTGCCAGTTCGTCATGGGCAAAGACCACACGGCGCACGGCCGCGCGCGGCACCCGTGGATGACAGGTTCGGGCGGCTGGGCGTATTTTGCGGCAACGCATTACATGGTCGGCGTTCGCCCGGGGTATGATTGCTTGACGATTGACCCGTGTGTTCCCGCTGACTGGAAAGGCTTTACCGCAACACGCCGTTGGCGCGGCGCAACGTATAACATCACCGTTGAAAACCCAAACGGTGTAGAAAAAGGCGTTGTCAAAATTTTGGTCAACGGGCAGGAAGTTGATAAAATTACGCCTTGCGACAACGGCTGCGTGTGTGATGTGACGGTTGTGATGGGGTAA
- a CDS encoding metallophosphatase: MKLKKITVLMLCMIMLAVFSAGCSGEQETFHLTILHTNDWHGVLFDVPQYATLINEIRAETENVLLLDGGDIYRRGPFEAWNGVAEISVMNAMGYDALVFGNNEFPRVDDELRYISQHTILQHAEFPVLLGNVMLDGAFVEGFLPYIILDVQGVDVAIIGVTSPKPWDRGFEFTSRYTFLDPAQTVLQIVEETNDRADIHIVLSHAGIELDRTMRSVSAIIGGDNHLALHEPEIVRDGERRIPIVQAGGEQNHYLGQLDLTFARVYGVWTLQDFDGRLLSVEGVTPDAEIQQMIDDYWALLLQEDAA, encoded by the coding sequence ATGAAGCTGAAGAAAATAACCGTTTTAATGCTCTGCATGATAATGCTTGCGGTGTTTTCAGCCGGGTGCAGTGGAGAGCAGGAGACATTTCATCTTACCATCCTGCATACCAACGATTGGCACGGTGTATTGTTTGATGTGCCGCAATATGCGACTTTGATTAATGAAATCCGTGCTGAAACGGAAAATGTGTTGCTGTTGGATGGTGGAGATATCTATAGGCGCGGGCCTTTTGAAGCATGGAACGGTGTGGCGGAAATTAGTGTTATGAACGCCATGGGGTACGATGCTCTTGTGTTTGGCAATAATGAATTTCCGCGGGTTGATGATGAATTGCGCTATATTTCGCAGCACACTATTTTGCAGCATGCTGAGTTTCCTGTATTGTTAGGCAATGTGATGTTGGACGGTGCGTTTGTGGAAGGCTTTTTGCCGTACATTATTCTTGATGTGCAGGGCGTGGATGTAGCCATTATTGGTGTGACATCCCCAAAGCCTTGGGATCGAGGCTTTGAGTTTACCAGCCGTTATACCTTTTTGGATCCGGCACAGACTGTTTTGCAAATAGTGGAGGAGACGAACGACAGAGCTGATATCCATATTGTGCTCTCGCACGCGGGCATTGAGCTGGACAGGACCATGCGCTCAGTCAGTGCGATTATTGGCGGAGATAACCATTTAGCGCTCCATGAGCCCGAGATTGTCCGTGATGGCGAGCGCAGAATTCCAATTGTGCAGGCCGGCGGTGAGCAGAATCATTATTTAGGGCAGCTGGATCTTACGTTTGCAAGAGTATATGGAGTTTGGACTTTACAGGATTTTGACGGCAGGTTACTTTCAGTAGAGGGCGTGACACCGGATGCTGAAATCCAGCAAATGATTGACGATTATTGGGCACTGTTATTGCAAGAAGATGCGGCGTGA